The Candidatus Poribacteria bacterium genome includes the window GGTTGATGTCGCGTCCGTCTCGAAAACCGACAGCAAAATCGGTCATCAGTTGATTAACTGGGGAGGGTATACTTGAGGCTTTTCCGTAATCAGAAAGCAGAACGTCTCGGATTTTCATATTTCGTGGGGATTCTGCGCTTCTATAGTAGGTCTCTCAAAGCGGATTCAAGCGTTCGGTGACGGAATTCATAGCCGCTGACTTCCGTTTTCTCTGGAAGTACGTTCTGACTCAACACAACGAAATCCGCAAATTCGCCCATCATCAACCGCAAGCCGAACGTTGGGACTGGAAACAGAGTGGGTCGCCGTAGCACAGTGCCGAGCGTCTTCGTGAATTCCACATTTCTGACAGGGACAGGTGCAGTCGCGTTCAGAGGACCCCGAATCTCTTCATTCTCTAAGGCGTGTATCACGATACCAACTACATCGTCGACATGAATCCAAGACATCCACTGTCGACCACTGCCAAGTATACCACCGACTCCCATTTTAAAGGGCGTAAGCACCTGTGTTAGCAACCCACCGCCTAACCCAAGCACAAGCCCAATACGGACCATGACCACCCGAATTCCAAGCGCATCCGCTTTCTGTGCCTCTGTTTCCCATTCTTGACAGACTTTGGCGAGAAAGTCGGTCCCAGGGGCGGACACCTCCGTAAAATGTTCATCGCCACTGTTACCGTAGTATCCGATTGCAGAAGCACAGACAAGCACATCGGGTTTTGTGGGCAGCTCTGCAAACGATTCAACGAGATTTCGTGTCGAGAGGATTCGGCTATCCCGTATCCGCCGTTTTTTTTCGGCGTTCCATCTACCGGCGATGGTTTCACCCGCCAGGTGAACAACTGCTTTCACATCTGATGTAGCTTCTGAAGGGAGTTTTTCGGTTTCAGGGCTCCAACCGTATGCCGCTCTTACGGATTTCAATTTCGTTTGTGCACGTGTCGGATTGCGGGATAATACATGCACGGTATCGCCCCGTTCGTGGAGGGCAGTGCAAACTCGACTGCCAATGAATCCGGTGCCACCGGAGACCAATACGTTTGCCATTTTTTCTCCTTGCGTTACCTATGATGACAACTCAGTGATGACGGCCTCTAATTTCCGGTAGTCGTCAACAACAGCATCACTCAGCGTGTCGTCTCCTTCTCCTTTATTGAAGCCTGCGAAACGAATCGCTTTCATCCCCGCATTTTTCGCGCCGACAATATCCGTTCGGAAAATATCGCCGATGTGCACCGCTGCAGCGGGTTCAGCGTCCAGTTGTGCTAAAGTTGAATGGAATTGTACCACTTGGGGTTTTGTATAATCCGTTTCGTCGGAGAATGTGAAAGCTGCAAAGTATTGTAAAATGCCGTCACGCGCCATCAGTTTTCGAGCAAAACTGCCGGGCGTTAGTGCTGAGTCTGATATGATTCCAAGCGGATAACTTTCACTCAACCGAGCAATGACCGGTTTAACATGAGGTATCATAATCGGCGGTGCTTCCAAGAAAGCCGCGCCAAGACATTCAATTAACTGGTCAAACTCTTCCTCCACAAGTTGAAGGCGAAGCACCTCAGCGAACCGATGCAGGCACCGTTTCACGGAGATCCCTTTATGTTGATGCCATAGAGATGCGACCAAGTTGTATGCCTCTTCGAGTCCGAATTCCACGTCAGCCAATGTGCAAGCACAGCCACGACTGCCAAGATACGCATAGCAGTGCTCAACACGTATTGCTTGACGCTTTTGCCAGTTGCTGTCAGAATCTTCATAAAGGGTTTGCCAAAAATCGAATGTAATAGCCTTAATCATCACGTGTTTCCATTTCTAATTAGTATTCCATTTCACTGTAGAAGCGACTCATATTACAAAGCATAATCTATTCTATCCGATTTAGTTAAAAAAATCAAGTGAGATGTGGTTTTATTGGGAATATTCAGTTTTCGTTTTTCTGTAAATTTCGCTTTCTCCAAAGGAAACAGACTCTCCAGAAAAATCGGTACATAACGCGCGTGAATCAAAATAGACTTGCAATTCCCTTTCAAAAGTGATACCATAATTAGTATGTAGACAATCAATAGGCAAATA containing:
- a CDS encoding TIGR01777 family oxidoreductase; amino-acid sequence: MANVLVSGGTGFIGSRVCTALHERGDTVHVLSRNPTRAQTKLKSVRAAYGWSPETEKLPSEATSDVKAVVHLAGETIAGRWNAEKKRRIRDSRILSTRNLVESFAELPTKPDVLVCASAIGYYGNSGDEHFTEVSAPGTDFLAKVCQEWETEAQKADALGIRVVMVRIGLVLGLGGGLLTQVLTPFKMGVGGILGSGRQWMSWIHVDDVVGIVIHALENEEIRGPLNATAPVPVRNVEFTKTLGTVLRRPTLFPVPTFGLRLMMGEFADFVVLSQNVLPEKTEVSGYEFRHRTLESALRDLL
- a CDS encoding HAD family hydrolase: MIKAITFDFWQTLYEDSDSNWQKRQAIRVEHCYAYLGSRGCACTLADVEFGLEEAYNLVASLWHQHKGISVKRCLHRFAEVLRLQLVEEEFDQLIECLGAAFLEAPPIMIPHVKPVIARLSESYPLGIISDSALTPGSFARKLMARDGILQYFAAFTFSDETDYTKPQVVQFHSTLAQLDAEPAAAVHIGDIFRTDIVGAKNAGMKAIRFAGFNKGEGDDTLSDAVVDDYRKLEAVITELSS